A region from the Acyrthosiphon pisum isolate AL4f chromosome A1, pea_aphid_22Mar2018_4r6ur, whole genome shotgun sequence genome encodes:
- the LOC100570569 gene encoding 4-hydroxy-2-oxoglutarate aldolase, mitochondrial yields the protein MQMLSNALRPAVALRRISRSSSTAAKFDLNGVFVPIPTPYKANGDVDYGALAFNFERWEKIPFRGYCVGGSNGEGPYLKAEEKIEMVSKIRSMIGKDKLLIAGTTCESTKMTCDLSKAAAEVGADGVLVMSPFYFKTRMTEESLYEHFVSVADSCPAPVIVYNMVPVTGIDLSVEILKKMSLHPNIVGVKDKDMGKLAALVTETRDQRFQIVAGSASYLLAAMLVGCSGGINGLAAVLGEPLCKMHELAAAGRWQEALELQRKLVNIDLLLMQECGPAGLKAAMELLGYRGGLCRSPLPPITAEKVAKIKLTLEKDGFL from the exons atgcaAATGTTATCCAACGCGCTCAGACCGGCGGTGGCGTTGCGCCGGATCAGCAGAAGCTCGTCCACGGCGGCGAAATTCGATCTCAATGGAGTGTTCGTGCCCATACCCACACCGTACAAGGCGAACGGAGACGTCGACTACGGAGCGCTGGCGTTCAATTTCGAACGATGGGAAAAAATACCGTTTAGAG GTTACTGTGTGGGTGGGTCCAATGGTGAAGGACCATATTTAAAAGCCGAAGAAAAAATAGAAATGGTGTCCAAAATTCGATCTATGATTGGAAAAGACAAATTATTGATTGCTGGGACAACGTGTGAAt CAACTAAAATGACGTGCGACCTTAGTAAAGCCGCAGCTGAAGTCGGGGCAGACGGCGTTTTGGTGATGAGTCCTTTCTACTTCAAAACCAGAATGACG GAGGAATCTTTGTACGAGCATTTCGTATCGGTAGCCGACTCGTGTCCTGCACCGGTCATAGTGTACAACATGGTGCCCGTGACCGGTATCGACCTCAGCGTCGAAATACTGAAGAAAATGTCCTTACACCCGAACATCGTCGGCGTTAAGGATAAAGAC ATGGGAAAACTCGCAGCGCTTGTCACCGAAACGCGTGACCAGAGATTCCAAATCGTTGCCGGGTCGGCGAGTTACTTACTGGCCGCCATGCTCGTCG GTTGCTCGGGCGGGATAAATGGCCTGGCCGCTGTACTCGGCGAACCGTTGTGTAAGATGCACGAACTGGCGGCCGCGGGTCGGTGGCAGGAGGCATTGGAATTGCAAAGGAAACTCGTCAATATCGATTTGCTT ctcATGCAAGAATGTGGACCAGCCGGTCTTAAAGCTGCGATGGAACTTTTGGGCTACAGAGGTGGTCTGTGTCGATCCCCGTTGCCGCCAATCACCGCCGAGAAAGTTGCGAAAATCAAACTGACGCTGGAAAAAGATGGATTTTTGTAA